The following DNA comes from Lates calcarifer isolate ASB-BC8 linkage group LG2, TLL_Latcal_v3, whole genome shotgun sequence.
tacataaaaacatactaAAAAGAAAGATAGATGTAAATCtcagcttgtgtgtttgtgcacctTGGTACTAATAATGTAGCTTATTCCCTTTGGCATGGGCTCTAGACCAATAGCCTGCTCCAGGTCCTCAGAAAGAGTAGCAGGGTTTACTGGAAGACCCTTAACGAACCTGCAGAGAGGTAAGGAGCACTCAGTGACACATTTCAAAGGGgccaaaagaaaacacaatttaatatttacaaCAGAGTCATGCATTTACTTAGATAAAGTTACTTTGCACAGAACAATGCAGTAAGTCTAGTAACTGTTGACTCACTGTCCTCCGTTGGTGTCCGGGGGAAAGAAATGTTGAACCACCTGGACAAACTCAGGAACATGCTGCTGTAGAGTGAAGATCACAGCATTGGGCCCTGCATCAAAGGTGTATGCCACCTAgaaggaaacacacagactgtgacagtcataaaaagatggagagatttTCTGTTCCCCAGTTTGAAAACCACCCCAGAAGTTTCACATCTTCATTGCATCATCTCAGAAACTCGGCTGTGTGAACTACAAGCGGGTACAGTTATACATACAGAAATACATTATTACAAAACATACACATCACCATATTCACATGATCTGAAGAACTCTTAAAGTATATTTgtagtttgcatgttttagctCCATTGACTTCAAATGATGTACTATATAACTAACATGACTACCAACCATTTCACAATGAATGATTTCCTACCCTTTAAAGCAGctatatttacattcatttactgtatttcactTTGCTGCAAACTGATAATGATCTTGATCcattagaaaataataataatttgcttTGCCTTATTTTATTGCCAGAGATGTTATTGATGCATACAAATGTAGtaacaagtattttttttaatgtaaactaACAGTATATAACAGTATACCAAACAGATTTCTGTGCTTTCTCAGGAACAGTGCTGTGAAGTTGCTCACCCTTGTCTCCCCATAGTGCCTGTTATACCGGTGCACCAAGCTGATGATCTGCTGAGACACACTACTCAGGTAGAAGATAGGGGGGTATGTGTCAAGGCAGGTGGCATGGAACTGGTTACTGTCCTTCATGGTTAGTTCAGCAAATGCAGTGAAGTCCTTTCTCCGCACCGCTTCAATCATCCCTACCATCCGGCCCGGGATAACAGACTCAGCCCGGTgcttcacacacagagaaacaatggACAAACGTAGACCCGCTTGTGAGTATCAGTCAGTTGGGTTTAAATGCAGCGTGAACCAACATACCCATAACGCAGGGTGAACAGATTACCTTTAAGAGACAGCTTGTTTGTACACTGGTTTGCATCCCAGAGGTGCTGCCTACTGGCTTCCGCTCAGCACTTGCCTGTGAGAGAGCATCTCAAATTACACCTTGTGTAACTTTTTACTTCTCAATTTAAGTGTGCATTTGGTGCACAAGTTGAGACACTTACTTAACATCTTACTCAAGAAATTGCCATTTAAAGAGGTAAAAATAATATGTGACATTCACAATAGAGCACAGATGTGCCAACACATTCCTGACTCACATTCATGCTTTCATTCTTGTTTTACATAgtatcactctctctcacacacacacacacacacacacacacacacacaatcagacCTACCACTAGTACAAGGATTCTGAGCTCAGGCCAGTGGGTCTCTGGCTCCACCTGCTGGGCTAGACTGTCCTTGCCATCATCTTTTTTCCCCATGATCCACTGCACAAACCCTCCATACATACTCCTGCACGCGCTCCCTGAGCCTTGCCGGGCAATCCCTGACAGCTCCCCCTCCACACCAAAAACCCGAGCCAGAGTGTAAACTGCAACAAAGGCACAACAGAGGAGACTGGAATAA
Coding sequences within:
- the mvda gene encoding diphosphomevalonate decarboxylase: MPEDSTDKPNIVTCTAPVNIAVIKYWGKRDEELILPINSSLSVTLHQDQLKTTTTVATSRSFQEDRIWLNGKEEDITHPRLQSCLREIRRLARKRRNDGDPGLDLNGLSHRVHICSVNNFPTAAGLASSAAGFACLVYTLARVFGVEGELSGIARQGSGSACRSMYGGFVQWIMGKKDDGKDSLAQQVEPETHWPELRILVLVASAERKPVGSTSGMQTSVQTSCLLKHRAESVIPGRMVGMIEAVRRKDFTAFAELTMKDSNQFHATCLDTYPPIFYLSSVSQQIISLVHRYNRHYGETRVAYTFDAGPNAVIFTLQQHVPEFVQVVQHFFPPDTNGGQFVKGLPVNPATLSEDLEQAIGLEPMPKGISYIISTKAGPGPCVVKDPTQHLLGSDGLPKKTV